From Panthera tigris isolate Pti1 chromosome B4, P.tigris_Pti1_mat1.1, whole genome shotgun sequence:
atatttggattattttcagttATGCTGTTTCGATAATACAAAGATGAACTGATGAACAGCCTTACAcatatcatttcatattttagcCAATTTATCTTGGGGAAATCTAGAAGTAAAGTTACTGGGTAATTTTGCTCGATGTTATCAAATCTCCCGCATAAAACATTTCACACTCCCACCAGCATTGTATGAGAGTACCTTTCTCTAATGGAGGAAtaggattctgtgtttttttaaaaattaatatgagtAACCATATTACTCCTATTTCACCTAAATTAATAGTTATTCAGAGTAAGGTGGCTTTTAAttaatactatttctttttagaaCTTCGTTTTGTGTAAATTTTTGCTTAGAGCTTGTATTTTTACTGACAGATCTATagccttttttattatagccCAGCTCCTGCATTCTTTTGTGCCTCAACTGCCTATTGTTTTCCAAATAACTTTTTGCCTGATAGCATATTGAAAGGCAATGTaaggtttttgtttctgtctcctgTTTTTCTCCTGATAAATTCAGGAGTTGCTGGAGAACATCTTGCTGAAAGTAGATGAAAGTTGCAGTTAGTATTTTGGCAACAGTATACAGCAATCACGTTAACTACTAATTTTACATAGgaatgtttttcattcttttcagtcAGTAATCGTCACTTGTTTATAGTGGATTCTGATAGAAAAaatcttcagaatattttttctgGTGTGTGAAGAGTTCTCCATTAGTTTTCTGTGAAGATGATTAATTCTCAATTAGATGATGATAGTCAAAGAACTAATAAAATTAGTTGATAGTCCTCAACCAAAGAATTTAATAAACCTGGACAAAAGGAAGTATATATGATTTATAGTGAGAAGTGTCTTTCCCACCCCTTTCCAGCTATTCCCACCCCTTTCCAGCTATTCCCACAGGCAACCAAggtgtttcttgtgtttctttccacagaagaatataaagaatatttaaatggaACTTGACCTTTAGTTCAAGGATAACTAATAGAAATGtaaacatgtaatttatttttattaaccatAATAGTTTCAGTAGATGTTGgtaaaatttttgataaattatttcagtTCAAAATATAACAAATGGAAAATCCTGGAATTTGGGAGACAACCAATTTTAAGGAAAGGGGATATTTTTCCACATGCCACCTTCATGACTGTAGATAAAATATCTGGTCtttatattttatcagttttattagcCCTTtcaagaaatgtaatttttaattctttggggagttttaaaatagttaatatacACTGATAATACCAGATACACTCTCAaaccataatatttttaaaatactggttcTAATTTTATTGGCATTGAGCAATTGACTATTAAAGAGGAAGCATTATTGAAAGtagttttaagaaaatacttgGAGATAGCATCGTAAGTCAGTTATAGTATCTTAAACCGGGTgtcctcaaccctggctgcacattagaatccccTCAGGAGCTGTAAAAATTAACTATGGCCAAGCCCCTTCTAGAAGAGATTCTGACTTAACTAGACTAAGGTGGGGTTGGGGGCATTTGATATCTCTTAGAAGCTCCCCACTTGATACTATGCTGCCGGGATTGAGAACCTCAGATTAAAACTATTGTTCCCTTCTATTCAAATAATCAGGAATTTAACtgttaataaacatttatcataTTTGTGTGTAATTTGTTTACGCATTTGTCTTTTGATCAATCTTAAGTTTGCATTCAGCACATATTTTCTGATAGCAGGAAAAGGAACCCAGAGTTTCTAATTATGAGTCAAAGAGAAACTCTTTAATACTAATCccaaatatagataaataaaaaattaggagaCTATGTTTGTACCTTGTGGGGTTTAGGTAGTAATGTTTCCAGCTAAATAAGCATGCTTACTGGATGAGTGCTCTTGTCTCAGGATGAGAGTAAAATACATCTGTCTTTAAAATTAATAGGCACTGAGTTGGATATAAAAACCTCAGTTATCTAGATAAAATATTAGCTTGAAAGCAGAAGTGACAATATAAGCACACTTTAGTATAATACTAACCATTGATAGATGTTCTCTGGTTAATTTAAAAGAATCATCTGGTAATTGTGGCTTCAAAGTTGAGTAAGTTGCTACTTggaatgcagaatctcaggtcctGCCCCAGAGCTGCTGAATcaataatctgtattttaacaaaagcTCCAGGTGATGGATATGCACATTAGTTTGAGAAGTACTAGtttagtggttttcaaactatTATGTAAGAactactaaattattttttaaatgaggaaaaatcaATTGGCTTTTCAGGGAGAAAGGAATCTGGGACTGGAAGGTACCAGTGGTCCATCACTACTGCTATCTCTATAGTGAGAAGTGTAGGTTTGGCACTTGACATTATAGGCTTGTGTGTTTGTGAAAGAGGTAACTTAACACCAGTTCTTCTTGCTCAATTTTAGTATCTGTTTCTAAGAAAAGTTTGACACCTGGGAACTTTTACGTTCAGATAGTTGTGTGTGGATTATAATTTAAACTGAACCTTTAAATAATCCTACTTGAAAAGGACAATGTTTAATTTatgctaacaattataaaattttattttgttttgaaaggaaaTGGGCTTGTTATAATAAATGACTTTATTATAGTCATGATCAGCCTGCTTTTTGTTTAGACAGCCAAAGAGGTGCAGTTATGAAACAAGAGCCAAATAGCAAACAGCAAGTCACAGAAGGAGCAGTGATAAAATTATGTgcttttctccctctcactcatATTACAATTTGTAAGCTCCTGTAGTTGGATGCTTTAATGTATTTTACCATACTTTTTAGCATTTTCCAATGCCTACATATTGGTTTAGTCAGTACGTTTAGAAATATGTTGAGGGCATAGCATTGTTTGCAAATGCTGGCATTTGGAGATTTTTCATGACTTCTCACTGTGCTAGGTAATGTGGCCATTATTAAGGTGTTTGATGTTAGAATATGACTTTTTAATGTGTCGATACTTGAATAGAGCTATTCTCAAGCTGGAATAACTGAGACTGAATGGACAAGTGGATCTTCAAAAGGCGGACCTCTGCAGGCATTAACTAGGGAATCCACAAGAGGGTCAAGAAGAACTCCAAGGAAAAGGGTGATGCAAGGCTTATTGCTTAGAATTGGGTTTTCAGATTGGTAGGGCTTtagtgattattttatatttattgtttttgttttgttttcaaactaaCAGGTGGAAACTTCAGAGCATTTTCGTATAGATGGTGCAATAATTTCAGAGAGTACTCCCATAGCTGAAACTATAATGGCTTCAAGCAACGAAACCTTAGTAAATATGTTTCATAAACTATACAAGTGGTATTCTTTGTAAATTACCCTTTAATTAGAACTGGGGAGGTGGTAAATTTGGCAAatctcaaatttgtgtttttaaacattatattttaaactcattttccccattctgaattttagaatttttcaatATAGTCAATTTAAATATATCAATTTGTACAAGAATCCTACCCAAGTATTATAAGGAAActtttttgctaaaatatttaaaaagtgctaaGGCTTCACATGTGAAGCATTGAATATGTTCATTTCTAGGTTCTTTTGCCTAAATTTTTATTAAGAGAAAGTATTGAGTATTACAGAAatagagtatctttttttttctttttacgtgTCTTTGTTATGTTTGGATAATTCTGAGTCTGAATAATTTGAATCTTGGCAGGTTGTCAATAGGGTGACTGGAAATTTCAAGCACGCAGCTCCTATTCTGCCAATCACTGAATTCTCAGACATACCCAGAAGAACACCAAAGAAACCATTGACAAGAGCTGAAGTAAATGCATAAAATTTAGATCGATGCTATCATTGatcttttaaagaggaaattttttatatttgtcttttgcaGTGGGAGGGAGCAGAGCTTTCTtaattgggtgtgtgtgtgtgtgtatgtgtatgtgtgtgtatatatatatatacatatatatatgcatatattattttaaagacatACTTTTATTAGTGACAGTCGAAAGTAACTAATATAGTATGATATGCTAATACTATCAGCTTGCTACCATGTGCCTCTTAAGTTCTACCTTTCAAGGGAGTATTCATTTTTGTGCTGCTTCTAATGTGTTCTCTTTGTTATGGATGTGGGTTGAAAGTGTTTCTGGGCTATTGGGGAGGCTATTCTATCTTTTCACTGAAAGGTCAAATAATGGGACTTTTAAGTGACTTTGTATGATGCTTGAATTGATTAACTCCTGTATACTTAAGCTTTGAAGTACTAACTGCATGATgcattataattttaatgaatttgtaCTGAAGGTGGTTCTGATCTGGGCATAAAGGTAAACAGCAAAATAAgcaggtaatttaaaaaatcattttgtgttttttaagttaGGAAGATTGAATCGACTCACATATACTAAAACTTTTAAGGATCCATGTTAATTTGGTATCTTCTGTATTTCATCagttattttattacaaaattctTAACGGAAGAAGAAACAGTATACTCTTAATATGAATGAACAGCATGGGAAATCCAGTGGGGGGAACTTAACGCTGccatattaactatactggatttTAGTTTGAGGGTGGTTtggggttgttgttttgttaGCTTGAATGTGTGGCAGTCCCCTGCCCCCATTACCACATTAACATATCTCCAACAGTGACGAAATTTGAGGAGAGCTTTGGAAGTGTATGGATACTTGAGCAATGATGGATTTAGAAAGGGGAGTGATAAAAGCTGGGGCAGACTTGAATGCATTCTGTTCtctgaaacttcttttttaaattgtgttttaattGCACATTTACACTGTTAACTTGTGGTTGTCTGTTTCTTATTAGgtgggagaaaagacagaggaaagaagaataGAAAGGGATATTCTTAAGGAAATGTTTCCCTTTGAAGCATCTACACCAACAGGAATTAGGTATTCAGATACATTAAAACAAGTATTAGTGTATTCTACtagggtatttttatttatttacttatttattcccaCCTTTATTGAGGTGCAATTGACATAAAAGTTATATCTATTTAGGATGTACAACATGATTATTTCATATGCACCTACAGgaattttaaccttttatttttaattgaaatatggCTAGCATATAATAGggaaattatgatttttattcttcacaaGGTTATTGTACCCATGTTTTCAGAAGTAAACTGTTCTTTTGAGAGCAGTTTAATTCCAAGTCACCAGTTCATATTCTTCAAAGTTGAGTCAGTTTCAGAATTAACTTTGATAAGCTgaagtattataaataatttgcCTACTATCTAATTCTCCTTTTTCTAATTCTCAGTTTGTTATATAAACAGAAACCTCGAAGGAAGTAAAGAAGTTTCCCTTTTCTAGTTGAAAAGGCTGTGTTTAGAGAACTCCTGAATTATTTCCTAACTGAACAAATCACACCAaagtaccttatttttttttttcctctcatcctCTAAATATATTGGCTCTGAAAAgcctttaacgtttatttatttttgagatagagagagacagagcatgaacaggggaggggcagagagagagggagacacagaatctgaaacaggctccaggctctgagctgtcagcacagagcccgacgcggggctcgaactcacggaccgtgagatcgtgacctgagccgaagttggacgcttaaccgaccaagccacccaggtgcccctctgaaaAGCCTTTAAGGAAACAAGTTTAGTGAATATCAGtgttctgaatattttctaataGAATGAACAtccaacattttaaatgaaaaatgtacagaaattttaaataggcTGACTGACCTCCTGTTTACATGTGACTGTTTTCTACTATTATCTCAAGAAATgtgtttgaaattaggaagtggtAATGAGATTTTATATTACATATCAGAATCATGACttttatctaaatttatttttttcttcctgcttttactCCCAACAGTGCTAGTTGCCGCAGACCAATCAAAGGGGCTGCCGGCCGGCCATTAGAACTCAGTGATTTCAGGATGGAAGAATCTTTTTCATCTAAATATGTTCCTAAATATGTTCCCTTGGCAGATGTcaagtcagaaaagacaaaaaagggacGCTCTATTCCCATGTGGATAAAAATTTTGCTGTTTGTTATTGTggccatttttttgtttttggtctatCAAGCTATGGAAACCAACCAAGGAAATCcgttcattaattttctttctaatagCTCTGGAAAATCCAACTGAATGATATCTCTTTGGCACACTCAATTTGGTCTCcttattttttctaataactgtataaaaaaaatttgtgtataCTTGTTGACTTGAGAACtaaaaataatgtgatttcaCCTGAATaaatgtagtattccattgaaaagcaaagcaggatATATAAATGGActtcatttaaatgttttggaCTTTGGACTAGTAGGAGATCACCTCGTGCCATATAATAATCTTTTTTAGCTCTGGAACTTTTTtgtaggctttatttttttaatgtggacatcttatttcacttttgagaaaaatgtatattgtttttgtgtatttgggAAACAAGAAGGGCAAAACATGATAGTATAATGTGAAGCTACACATTTAAATACTTTGAATTCTTAcagaaaagattttaagaatTCTCTGCTGTATAAAAACTTTAGAGATGTGAAACATGAAATTCGGTAAGAAAAAACATAACTTGGGTTGTACTTTTTGTAATTGCCATAGGTTTGATGTGTTTATGGGGGAA
This genomic window contains:
- the TMPO gene encoding thymopoietin isoform X2: MPEFLEDPSVLTKEKLKSELVANNVTLPVGEQRKDVYVQLYLQHLTARNRPPLAAGANSKGPPDFSSDEEREPTPVLGSGAAVAGRSRAAVGRKATKKTDKPRLEDKDDLDVTELTNEDLLDQLVKYGVNPGPIVGTTRKLYEKKLLKLREQGTESRSSTPLPTISSSAENMRQNGSNDSDRYSDNEEDSKIELKLEKREPLKGRAKTPVTLKQRRVEHNQSYSQAGITETEWTSGSSKGGPLQALTRESTRGSRRTPRKRVETSEHFRIDGAIISESTPIAETIMASSNETLVVNRVTGNFKHAAPILPITEFSDIPRRTPKKPLTRAEVGEKTEERRIERDILKEMFPFEASTPTGISASCRRPIKGAAGRPLELSDFRMEESFSSKYVPKYVPLADVKSEKTKKGRSIPMWIKILLFVIVAIFLFLVYQAMETNQGNPFINFLSNSSGKSN